GGGAGAAGGTATATCTgctattttttttttaccttttttaGAATTGTTTTAATGTGTTCCAGCATGCTTGTCTTACCTGATTTTTCTAAATTTCAGGAAAAAGCTCTGGAGCAGCTTAAAGTTACTGAAGGAAAAACCGTGGCTGTTGGCCAAAAGATGGACCTTGTTTTCTACACGTTGCAAATTGGATTTTTCTACATGGACTTTGATCTCATCTCAAAGTCCATTGACAAGGCCAAAAAGTAAGTCTCTGAGGTCATTTAGCTATTTCACTTTCTGCTTGATTTGCATTATGAAATCTGATATGCTGATATATTTTGCCTGATGGAAGCCTGTTTGAGGAGGGTGGTGATTGGGAGAGGAAAAACAGGTTGAAAGTGTATGAAGGATTGTACTACATGGCAACTAGAAACTTCAAGAAAGCTGCTAGCTTATTTTTGGATTCAATTTCAACATTCACAACTTATGAGCTGTTCACCTACGATACATTCATCTTCTACACAGTCCTCACAAGTGTTATCTCACTGGATCGTGTTTCTCTAAAGCAGAAGGTATGCAATTTGGTTTGTAGAAGTCCTCTTCATTGCCTGGATTTCTGACCAACATGGATCTTTGCAGGTTGTGGATGCACCTGAGATCCTCGCTGTAATTGGCAAAGTACCTCACCTATCCGAGTTTCTCAATTCGCTCTACAATTGCCAGTACAAGTCATTTTTTATTGCATTCTGTAAGTAACAGAATCATAATATTCCTTCCCCATTCTTCCATATAGATAAGTAATGCTCTTGTGGATAATTGTTGTGGTTGCCTGCCTATAGTGAAATCTCATCGCAAGTTCTTATTCTTCAGCTGGCTTGACGGAACAAATCAAGTTGGACCGTTACCTGCAGCCTCATTTCCGCTACTACATGCGTGAAGTGCGCACTGTTGTCTACTCACAATTTCTGGAATCGTACAAGAGTGTGACAATGGAAGCAATGGCTGCTGCTTTTGGTGTCACCattgatttcattgaccagTAAGTGCAGTCTATGCCTGGTGCTCATATTCTAGCTGTAGTTATTCGTAAGCTAGTTTATGACGATTTGTGTCACATCAATGCAGAGAATTGTCGCGCTTTATTGCTGCtgggaagctgcactgcaagATAGACAAAGTTGCTGGCGTCTTGGAGACAAACCGACCTGATGCCAGGAATGCCTTCTACCAGGCAACCATCAAGCAAGGCGACTTCCTGCTGAACCGCATCCAGAAGCTATCACGAGTTATTGACCTGTAGGCAAGCCCCGTTTGAGTCCTTTGACAGAACTTATTTCTCGAGCTCCCCGTGCAATGACTTGCATTGTATTATTTACATTGGCTCCTGAGGAGACGAGCAGCATTTGACTTACATCGGTCACGGTCGGTGAAGAGCTTTAGGGATATTTgtgttctgagaaattgtgttttGTACTTTTGT
This sequence is a window from Panicum virgatum strain AP13 chromosome 7K, P.virgatum_v5, whole genome shotgun sequence. Protein-coding genes within it:
- the LOC120641299 gene encoding 26S proteasome non-ATPase regulatory subunit 6, with amino-acid sequence MDGAGEDGKQQPHLVLAHKLFLLSHPDVDDLAKVDLRADVLAAVKSDDMAALYESLAADGVLEMDAALLAEMRARIDEEIRKLDEKIADAEENLGESEVREAHLAKSLYFIRVGEKEKALEQLKVTEGKTVAVGQKMDLVFYTLQIGFFYMDFDLISKSIDKAKNLFEEGGDWERKNRLKVYEGLYYMATRNFKKAASLFLDSISTFTTYELFTYDTFIFYTVLTSVISLDRVSLKQKVVDAPEILAVIGKVPHLSEFLNSLYNCQYKSFFIAFSGLTEQIKLDRYLQPHFRYYMREVRTVVYSQFLESYKSVTMEAMAAAFGVTIDFIDQELSRFIAAGKLHCKIDKVAGVLETNRPDARNAFYQATIKQGDFLLNRIQKLSRVIDL